The Juglans regia cultivar Chandler chromosome 2, Walnut 2.0, whole genome shotgun sequence genome includes a window with the following:
- the LOC118347734 gene encoding coiled-coil domain-containing protein 97-like has product MVSREGVESIAERLSAQDNLYFPQAIQSDTKEPSQRKAVLLDLLSRDIALFLERYGSLLTSNELREFDALKEDYEINWHLKHLRSIMSPTLDELKSRSVTVKNRRRAYLNRLIHDGQYFSEDAMREREPYLHHEYVGKYQDPSGRSMARPGERWSETLMRRSEEAFLVAKIRMEQQRLGVDERDWIGNDRNQGEERELLEQEEQEEEEEEEEEEEEEDAEEEDLEEHEKANVATQSAEMVLDHPDANDSAQSITVRQSEEVTLSVAEIQDQMDQFTHIMQQKFLLGEDYEHLDYSKIDNDETLDDHWQREANHDAEEKYFADD; this is encoded by the exons ATGGTGAGCAGGGAGGGAGTGGAGAGCATAGCAGAGAGGCTGTCGGCGCAGGATAACCTCTACTTTCCTCAGGCTATCCAATCCGACACCAAAGAACCATCTCAGCGCAAGGCAGTCCTCCTTGACCTCCTCTCCCGAGACATCGCCCTCTTCTTGG AAAGATATGGGTCACTGCTTACGAGCAATGAGCTTCGGGAATTTGATGCACTTAAAGAGGATTATGAAATCAATTGGCACTTAAAGCACCTCAGAAGCATAATGAGTCCGACGTTGGATGAGTTGAAGTCAAGATCAGTGACAGTGAAGAACCGGAGACGGGCCTACTTGAATAGACTGATACATGATGGGCAGTATTTTTCGGAGGACGCAATGAGGGAAAGAGAACCCTATTTGCATCATGAGTACGTAGGTAAGTATCAAGATCCAAGTGGAAGAAGCATGGCAAGACCAGGGGAACGGTGGTCAGAGACTCTGATGAGAAGATCAGAGGAAGCATTTTTGGTTGCAAAGATAAGAATGGAGCAACAGAGGTTAGGTGTGGATGAGAGGGACTGGATTGGTAATGATAGAAACCAAGGAGAAGAAAGAGAATTGCTAGAACAAGAAGAgcaggaggaagaagaggaggaggaggaggaggaggaagaagaggatgCAGAAGAGGAGGATCTAGAAGAACATGAGAAGGCTAATGTGGCTACACAATCTGCAGAG ATGGTCTTGGATCATCCTGATGCAAACGATAGTGCCCAGTCAATAACAGTAAGACAGAGTGAGGAAGTGACTTTGTCTGTGGCAGAGATCCAAGATCAGATGGACCAATTCACCCATATCATGCAGCAGAAATTTCTATTAGGGGAAGATTATGAACATTTAGATTATTCGAAAATAGACAACGATGAGACCTTGGATGATCACTGGCAGAGGGAAGCCAACCATGATGCCGAGGAAAAATATTTCGCCGACGATTGA